One genomic segment of Nodularia sp. LEGE 06071 includes these proteins:
- a CDS encoding tetratricopeptide repeat protein produces MDKQVQNSRQQHIFRVFSYLLPNLSRYSLTLLLSVVLLSDAVGATAIKKQLQIAQQSDTTQPDATGAAAEKLFEEGMLFYRQGTAESVQQAIVKWQEALKLWQQIDDKYQQALTLLGLGYVHNSLGEKQQALSYFNQALALYRAVENKGGEATTLNSFGLV; encoded by the coding sequence ATGGATAAGCAAGTTCAAAACTCAAGACAGCAGCACATTTTTCGAGTTTTTTCATACTTGCTACCGAATTTAAGTCGCTATAGTTTAACTTTATTACTCAGCGTGGTTTTGCTATCTGATGCTGTAGGAGCAACAGCGATAAAAAAACAGTTGCAGATAGCACAACAATCAGACACAACACAACCAGATGCAACTGGCGCTGCTGCGGAAAAACTCTTTGAAGAAGGGATGCTATTTTATCGACAAGGGACAGCAGAATCAGTACAACAAGCAATAGTGAAATGGCAAGAAGCGCTCAAGCTTTGGCAGCAAATTGATGATAAATATCAACAAGCCCTGACCCTCCTGGGACTTGGCTATGTCCACAACTCATTGGGAGAAAAGCAGCAGGCGCTCTCATACTTCAACCAAGCCTTAGCTCTCTACCGTGCCGTGGAAAACAAGGGAGGGGAAGCCACCACTCTCAACAGTTTTGGCTTAGTCTAA
- a CDS encoding CHAT domain-containing tetratricopeptide repeat protein, whose product MEDKGGEASTLSNIGAVYDSLGEKQQALSYYNQALPLLRAVENRGGEAITLNNIGALYDSLGEKQQALKYFNQALPIYRAVEDRGGEATTLNNLGALYNDLGEKQQALSYYNKALPLLRAVGDRQGEATTLNNLGYVYADLGEKQQALKYYNQALTLRRAVSDRGGEATTLNNLGRVYSDLGEKQQALAYYNQALPIYRAVEDRGGEATTFNNLGAVYSDLGEKQQALSYYNQALPLYRAVGDRQGEATTLNNLGGVYYDLGEKQQALSYYNQALTLLRVVENRGGEATALNNLGLVYSELGEKQQALKYYNQALPLLRAVGDRGGEATTLNNLGLVYDDLGEKQQAFKYYNQALPLLRAVGDRRGEAATLNNIGIVYNSWGEKQEALKYYNQALPLYRAVGDRQGSATTLNNIGGVYDLLGEKQEALKYYNQALTLRRAVGDRGGEATALYNMAYLERNQGNLQQALTQIQAAVQIIEDLRTKIDSQELRTSYFATVQNYYKFYTDLLMQLHKQKPDQGYNALALHISERSRARGLVELLTEARAEIRKDVDPKLLAEEQRLLQLIDAREKQRFEIVNSPKIQDTTYADLVKELQTEIDDLLNQQKELQTKIRTTSPKYADLIYPQPLTLSQIQQQLDQDTVLLQYSLGKDRSYLWAVTPDSIHSYELPQRSEIEAAAQTFHKLLQNPSNSLVSQRGITVSPTGISKSTNIEAALKLSQMILSPVADKLGNKRLVIVADGALQVIPFAALADLTKAGTKEEVNYQPLLINHEIVHLPSMTAIATQRTALKGRNSAPKTLAVLADPVFSPNDSRIKGKSQNTENDLNLSLDESALQRAADNLNLGTWSRLPATGEEAKAILQLVSPKERLQAFDFDANFNWATSQGLAEYRYIHFATHGFADPKNPELSGIVLSLVDTAGQPVRGYLRLGDIFNLNLPADLVVLSACETGLGQDVNGEGLVGLTRGLMYAGAERLAVSLWKVDDNGTSNLMQKFYQQMLQSGKSPNVALRDAQLQMWEQDRWRNPYFWSGFISQGEWR is encoded by the coding sequence GTGGAAGACAAGGGAGGGGAAGCTAGCACCCTGAGTAATATTGGTGCTGTCTACGACTCATTGGGAGAAAAGCAGCAGGCGCTCTCATACTACAACCAAGCCCTCCCTCTACTCCGTGCCGTGGAAAACAGAGGAGGAGAAGCCATCACTCTCAACAATATTGGCGCTCTCTACGACTCATTAGGAGAAAAGCAGCAGGCACTCAAATACTTCAACCAAGCCCTACCCATATACCGTGCCGTGGAAGATAGGGGAGGAGAAGCCACCACTCTCAATAATCTTGGCGCTCTCTACAATGATTTGGGAGAAAAGCAGCAGGCGCTCTCATACTACAACAAGGCCCTCCCTCTACTCCGTGCTGTGGGCGACAGACAAGGGGAAGCCACCACACTCAACAATCTTGGCTATGTCTACGCAGATTTGGGAGAAAAGCAGCAGGCACTCAAATACTACAACCAAGCCCTCACCCTCAGACGTGCCGTGAGCGACAGGGGAGGAGAAGCCACCACTCTCAACAATCTTGGCCGTGTCTACTCCGATTTGGGAGAAAAGCAGCAGGCACTCGCATACTACAACCAAGCCCTACCCATATACCGAGCCGTGGAAGACAGGGGAGGAGAAGCCACCACTTTCAACAATCTTGGCGCTGTCTACTCAGATTTGGGAGAAAAGCAGCAGGCGCTCTCATACTACAACCAGGCCCTCCCCCTATACCGTGCCGTGGGCGACAGGCAAGGGGAAGCCACCACTCTCAACAATCTTGGCGGTGTCTACTACGATTTGGGAGAAAAGCAGCAGGCGCTCTCATACTACAACCAAGCCCTCACCCTACTCCGTGTCGTGGAAAACAGGGGAGGAGAAGCCACTGCCCTCAACAATCTTGGCTTAGTCTACTCCGAGTTGGGAGAAAAGCAGCAGGCACTCAAATACTACAACCAAGCCCTCCCCCTACTCCGTGCAGTGGGCGATAGGGGAGGAGAAGCCACCACTCTCAACAATCTTGGCTTAGTCTACGACGATTTGGGAGAAAAACAGCAAGCATTCAAATACTACAACCAAGCCCTCCCCCTACTCCGTGCAGTGGGCGACAGGCGAGGAGAAGCCGCCACTCTCAACAATATTGGTATTGTCTACAACTCATGGGGAGAAAAGCAAGAGGCGCTCAAATACTACAACCAAGCCCTACCCCTATACCGTGCCGTGGGCGACAGGCAAGGGTCAGCCACCACCCTCAACAATATTGGCGGTGTCTACGACTTATTGGGAGAAAAGCAAGAGGCGCTCAAATACTACAACCAAGCCCTCACCCTAAGACGTGCAGTAGGCGACAGGGGAGGGGAAGCCACCGCTCTTTACAACATGGCTTACTTAGAACGCAACCAAGGCAACCTGCAACAAGCCCTCACCCAAATTCAAGCCGCAGTGCAAATTATTGAAGATTTACGCACCAAAATAGATAGTCAAGAATTGCGGACTTCTTACTTTGCCACTGTACAGAATTACTATAAATTCTATACCGACCTGCTGATGCAACTGCACAAGCAAAAACCTGACCAAGGGTACAACGCATTAGCACTGCACATCAGCGAACGCTCCCGCGCTAGGGGTTTAGTCGAACTGTTAACCGAAGCCCGCGCAGAGATTCGGAAAGATGTTGACCCCAAACTCTTAGCAGAAGAACAGCGTTTGCTGCAATTAATTGATGCGAGAGAAAAACAGCGCTTTGAAATCGTCAATAGTCCCAAAATTCAAGATACTACCTATGCAGACTTAGTAAAAGAATTACAAACAGAAATCGACGACCTGCTCAATCAACAAAAAGAACTCCAAACCAAAATCCGCACCACTAGCCCCAAATATGCTGACCTGATATATCCCCAACCTCTGACACTAAGTCAAATTCAGCAACAACTAGATCAAGATACTGTATTACTGCAATATTCCTTGGGTAAAGACCGCAGCTATCTCTGGGCTGTCACTCCCGACTCTATCCATAGCTACGAACTCCCTCAACGGTCGGAAATAGAAGCCGCAGCCCAAACATTCCATAAGTTATTACAAAATCCCAGTAATTCACTTGTCTCCCAAAGAGGAATTACAGTCAGTCCGACTGGTATCAGCAAATCTACAAATATTGAGGCGGCGCTGAAACTCAGTCAAATGATTTTGTCGCCAGTTGCCGATAAATTGGGTAATAAACGCTTAGTAATTGTGGCTGATGGTGCTTTGCAAGTGATTCCCTTTGCAGCTTTAGCTGATTTAACCAAAGCCGGAACTAAAGAAGAGGTGAATTACCAACCGCTACTCATCAACCATGAAATTGTCCACTTACCTTCCATGACCGCTATTGCTACCCAAAGAACAGCCCTCAAAGGTCGCAACAGCGCCCCAAAAACTTTAGCTGTCCTGGCTGACCCAGTTTTTTCCCCTAATGATTCCCGAATCAAAGGTAAATCCCAGAATACTGAAAATGATCTCAATTTGAGTTTAGATGAATCTGCTCTGCAACGAGCTGCTGACAATCTCAATCTTGGTACATGGTCTAGACTCCCTGCTACAGGTGAGGAAGCTAAGGCGATTTTACAACTGGTGTCACCCAAAGAACGACTGCAAGCTTTTGATTTTGACGCTAACTTCAATTGGGCTACAAGTCAAGGTCTGGCTGAATATCGATATATACATTTTGCTACCCACGGTTTCGCTGACCCCAAGAACCCAGAATTATCCGGTATTGTTCTTTCTTTAGTAGACACAGCTGGTCAACCAGTCCGGGGCTATCTGCGACTGGGTGACATTTTTAACCTCAATTTACCTGCTGATTTGGTGGTGCTGAGTGCTTGCGAAACTGGTTTAGGTCAAGATGTCAACGGTGAGGGTTTGGTGGGCTTGACCAGGGGTTTAATGTATGCAGGTGCGGAACGTCTAGCTGTTTCTCTGTGGAAGGTGGATGATAACGGTACATCAAATTTGATGCAGAAGTTTTATCAGCAAATGTTGCAGTCGGGTAAATCGCCGAATGTGGCTCTGCGTGATGCACAATTGCAGATGTGGGAACAAGATAGATGGCGTAATCCCTATTTTTGGTCTGGGTTTATTTCTCAAGGTGAATGGCGTTGA
- a CDS encoding caspase family protein has protein sequence MSHIKRRQFVQFAGSALATLGISQWDIMQQGDRIGQVLAQSTPRKLALLVGINQYSGNIVPLSGCVNDVLMQKELLTYRFGFSSQDILTLTDKQATRQNILTAFEEHLIKQAKPGDVVVFHFSGHGSRVQDPDGDSPDKLNSTLVPVDGDLPLGYPYEGGQVQHIMGHTLFLLMSALQTENVTFVLDSCHSGGGTRGIFRVRSIDGGSLLQPSQGELDEQRQWLGKLGMSPQDFIKKRRENIAKGVVIASARREQYAADFPFGDFSAGAFSYLFTQYLWQRAGNEPVSQAILSVRQSTNSLAWEKGIIQNPEIETNLSQENANAPVYFTPKRTLPAEAVITQVRGNEVDLWLGGLDLGSLEAFTNNPYFIALDPTGGQRGLIKLNSRQGLVGKGTLQTTTRQGGTVQPGTILQERIRSIPDNLTLKIGIDGSLESNTAQQARQALQKLPRIEPKPVGQQELQYIFGRMNTAKYQELQKNGISNLPEVDSFGLFLPSLDQIISNSFGKAKETVTEAVQRLQPKLRSLLAARIVKQMLGNTNSSRINITASMNLADNQKLIGETFTPRGAVKKLTEETNQSVPVSLVNAADSGIPKLPTGTEITFQVENNESRPLYVTILVIDAAGDMDVIFPFDWSAVEGATLIQPSQKRVIPLANDGFKLTIVEPFGISEALIIASTTPLRTSLQALQKIAESRGLKNTRSPISVNDEFLGLTNNLLDDLDAGTRGGINVERIPLPAGVRGIDTERLAAMAIAFEVIS, from the coding sequence ATGTCTCACATTAAACGCCGTCAGTTTGTGCAATTTGCGGGTTCTGCATTAGCAACTCTAGGTATCAGCCAGTGGGATATTATGCAGCAGGGCGATCGCATTGGTCAAGTTCTCGCCCAAAGTACACCCCGTAAACTGGCGCTCTTAGTGGGTATTAATCAGTATTCTGGTAATATTGTACCTTTGTCTGGCTGTGTTAATGATGTGTTGATGCAGAAGGAGTTATTAACTTACCGTTTTGGTTTTAGCTCCCAAGATATCCTGACTTTGACTGATAAACAGGCTACTCGTCAAAATATCCTCACGGCTTTTGAAGAACATCTGATTAAACAAGCTAAACCGGGGGATGTGGTGGTGTTTCACTTCTCTGGTCACGGTTCGCGAGTCCAAGACCCTGACGGCGATTCCCCAGATAAACTTAACAGTACGCTGGTTCCTGTGGATGGTGATTTACCACTGGGATATCCCTATGAAGGTGGCCAGGTGCAACACATTATGGGACATACGCTGTTTTTACTCATGTCTGCGTTGCAAACAGAAAATGTCACTTTTGTCTTAGATAGTTGTCATTCTGGTGGTGGTACGCGGGGAATTTTCCGGGTGCGGTCTATTGATGGTGGTTCTCTTCTCCAACCTAGTCAAGGGGAACTTGATGAGCAGCGTCAGTGGTTGGGAAAACTGGGGATGTCTCCCCAAGATTTTATCAAAAAACGTAGAGAAAATATTGCTAAAGGAGTGGTAATTGCTAGCGCTAGACGGGAACAATACGCAGCTGATTTTCCTTTTGGGGATTTTAGTGCAGGTGCATTTAGCTATTTATTCACTCAGTATCTTTGGCAACGTGCTGGTAATGAACCTGTCAGTCAAGCAATTTTGAGTGTTCGTCAAAGTACGAACAGTTTAGCTTGGGAAAAAGGGATTATCCAAAACCCAGAAATTGAAACAAATCTGAGCCAAGAAAATGCTAATGCACCCGTCTATTTTACCCCCAAGCGAACACTCCCGGCTGAGGCTGTAATTACTCAAGTTAGGGGCAATGAAGTAGATTTATGGCTGGGGGGGCTGGATTTAGGCAGCTTAGAAGCCTTCACCAACAATCCCTATTTCATCGCTTTAGATCCTACTGGTGGTCAAAGAGGATTAATTAAGTTAAATTCTCGTCAAGGTTTAGTCGGTAAAGGCACTCTGCAAACGACTACACGCCAGGGGGGAACGGTACAACCGGGAACAATATTACAAGAGCGTATCCGTAGTATTCCTGATAATCTGACTTTGAAAATTGGGATTGATGGCTCTCTAGAAAGTAACACAGCACAACAGGCAAGACAAGCTCTGCAAAAGTTGCCACGTATTGAACCCAAACCAGTGGGACAGCAAGAACTGCAATATATCTTTGGTCGGATGAATACAGCTAAGTATCAAGAGTTGCAAAAAAATGGCATATCTAATTTGCCAGAAGTGGATAGTTTTGGGTTATTTTTACCAAGTCTAGACCAAATTATCTCTAATTCTTTTGGTAAAGCCAAGGAAACTGTGACTGAGGCTGTGCAGCGTTTACAACCCAAATTGCGTTCGTTGCTAGCCGCCAGAATTGTCAAGCAAATGCTAGGTAACACCAATTCATCCCGAATCAATATTACTGCTTCTATGAATCTGGCTGATAATCAAAAATTAATTGGTGAAACTTTTACTCCTCGTGGTGCGGTGAAAAAACTCACGGAAGAGACAAATCAATCAGTACCAGTTTCTCTTGTGAATGCTGCTGATTCTGGTATACCAAAATTACCAACAGGTACTGAGATTACTTTTCAGGTGGAAAATAACGAGTCTCGTCCACTATACGTTACTATTTTGGTAATTGATGCGGCTGGGGATATGGATGTAATTTTTCCCTTTGATTGGTCGGCTGTAGAAGGTGCGACATTGATACAACCTTCGCAAAAACGGGTAATTCCCCTAGCAAACGATGGATTTAAACTGACTATTGTCGAACCTTTTGGCATCTCAGAAGCATTAATTATTGCCAGTACAACGCCTCTGCGAACTTCCCTGCAAGCATTACAGAAAATTGCTGAAAGCAGAGGTCTGAAAAACACACGTAGTCCTATTTCTGTGAATGATGAATTTTTGGGTTTAACTAATAATTTACTTGATGACTTAGATGCAGGGACTCGCGGCGGGATTAATGTGGAACGGATACCACTACCAGCGGGAGTTCGCGGTATTGATACTGAAAGATTAGCAGCAATGGCGATCGCATTTGAAGTCATCAGTTGA
- a CDS encoding S8 family peptidase — MKRITTCIVLTGFIWSGLGIFSTPKLKSAIAQTQESADLFYLYKGERIPLNQRQDAIAVSFKDLPPTRNLGAATPLYLQLQQDLQRNNGRMTTPPIVTPLGENYAVVNVPREAGNAVQQSIQQQPYVQTTLPVLSRRNEQDVIILPNEIILSFDSKLSENQRKEILQQNNLEVVRKLRFQRDRYLVKSTIAEGAKVLSVANQLSTVQGINSVSPNFVQSVSQRNLETTVQQVQGMKKWEPNKTIPNTVPQVNSQTSPESNLLGLSWHLDSTPMQQCLQQDISDWDALESCLQTPNAATKSVIPRTDIRVKEAWKRSNGGRGVVVAVLDSLIQWNHPDLADSLYKVQASDKCPGEVHGWDFSGGGNSADPCKIGDAETRINPTELAILGSQFQDTFQLSDAKLVQQYPREFVNLRRTYPDESLETIANILRYTIRSSRVGGEFHGTYVSGTIAAKPKDGQGLIGVAPNAQILPVRVFGLNGSFIPATYIEALGYAADRGADIINLSLGAMLPSEEEEQAIADILKAYPKLVIVASAGNSNYDQVGYPAGYPGVVSVGATNIRGYRAAYSNYGLGLDVVAPGGDLDTPGFFGGIPATGGTWLSAFWQGIPNPTSRWSAVVDSRGKYWWVEGTSFSAPAVSGVVALMKGEDPKRVLNRDRLTDILKSTASYQGLNISDEDIKSYGSQSEKIQQHLFGRGLVNADAAVQAVKKNR, encoded by the coding sequence ATGAAACGCATTACAACTTGCATTGTCCTCACTGGTTTTATTTGGTCTGGCTTGGGTATATTCTCCACCCCAAAGCTGAAATCTGCGATCGCTCAAACCCAGGAATCTGCTGATTTATTTTACCTGTATAAAGGAGAACGCATCCCGCTAAATCAACGCCAAGATGCGATCGCAGTTTCTTTTAAAGATTTACCTCCCACCCGCAATCTAGGGGCGGCCACACCTCTATATCTCCAACTCCAACAAGATTTACAGCGCAATAATGGGCGAATGACTACACCACCAATAGTCACTCCATTAGGTGAAAACTATGCTGTGGTGAATGTGCCACGTGAAGCGGGAAACGCTGTACAGCAAAGTATTCAGCAGCAACCCTATGTGCAGACTACCTTACCTGTACTGAGTCGCCGCAACGAGCAGGATGTCATTATTTTACCTAACGAAATTATCCTCAGCTTTGACTCTAAATTATCAGAAAACCAAAGAAAAGAAATTTTACAGCAAAATAATCTAGAGGTTGTCCGTAAATTGCGCTTTCAGCGCGATCGCTATTTGGTAAAATCTACAATTGCCGAAGGTGCGAAAGTCCTCAGTGTTGCTAACCAACTCAGCACAGTTCAAGGTATCAATTCTGTTTCACCTAACTTCGTCCAGTCTGTCAGTCAGAGAAATCTGGAAACGACAGTGCAACAAGTCCAGGGAATGAAAAAATGGGAACCAAATAAAACTATCCCTAATACCGTTCCTCAAGTCAATAGCCAGACTTCACCCGAAAGCAACTTATTGGGTTTATCTTGGCATTTGGATAGCACACCGATGCAACAATGTCTACAGCAGGATATATCTGATTGGGATGCCTTAGAAAGCTGTTTACAAACACCAAATGCTGCCACTAAATCTGTGATTCCCCGGACAGATATCCGAGTCAAAGAAGCTTGGAAACGTAGCAACGGCGGACGGGGTGTAGTTGTGGCAGTTTTAGATAGTCTGATTCAGTGGAATCACCCGGATTTGGCAGATAGTTTGTATAAAGTGCAAGCATCTGATAAATGTCCCGGAGAAGTTCACGGGTGGGATTTTTCCGGTGGTGGTAATAGCGCCGACCCCTGTAAAATTGGTGATGCAGAGACTCGGATCAATCCCACAGAACTGGCAATTTTAGGCTCACAATTTCAAGATACTTTTCAACTATCCGATGCCAAATTAGTCCAGCAATATCCGCGAGAATTCGTCAATTTGAGACGAACATACCCAGATGAGTCACTGGAAACAATCGCCAATATTTTACGTTACACAATCCGCAGTAGCAGAGTCGGCGGCGAATTTCATGGTACTTATGTCAGTGGAACCATCGCCGCTAAACCGAAAGATGGTCAAGGATTAATCGGAGTAGCCCCCAATGCTCAAATTTTACCAGTGCGGGTATTTGGGTTAAATGGTAGTTTTATTCCAGCTACTTATATAGAAGCCCTGGGCTATGCAGCCGATCGCGGTGCTGATATCATTAATCTCAGCTTGGGTGCGATGTTGCCTAGTGAAGAAGAAGAACAGGCGATCGCCGATATCCTCAAAGCCTATCCTAAATTGGTAATTGTCGCCTCTGCTGGTAACTCCAACTATGACCAAGTTGGTTATCCTGCGGGTTATCCAGGAGTCGTGTCCGTGGGAGCAACTAATATCAGGGGTTATCGTGCGGCTTATAGTAATTACGGACTGGGATTAGATGTAGTTGCACCAGGCGGCGATTTAGATACACCAGGATTTTTCGGGGGAATTCCGGCCACAGGGGGAACTTGGCTAAGTGCTTTTTGGCAAGGGATACCAAACCCCACCTCCCGTTGGTCTGCTGTAGTTGATTCCAGAGGTAAATATTGGTGGGTAGAAGGCACATCTTTCTCTGCGCCAGCGGTTTCTGGAGTTGTAGCCTTAATGAAAGGAGAAGATCCCAAAAGAGTATTGAATCGCGATCGCTTAACTGATATCCTCAAATCTACAGCCAGTTATCAAGGGCTGAATATCTCCGATGAAGATATCAAATCCTACGGTTCACAATCAGAAAAAATTCAGCAACACCTCTTTGGTAGAGGACTAGTTAACGCAGATGCAGCAGTGCAGGCTGTGAAAAAAAACCGTTAA